The sequence GTGTGCAGTAGCAGTGAGGTCACCAAGGAGGAAAATCAACCAATTACACTGAAGTGTTCTTCCAGACCATAACCAGgaagttatcatagaaaccctccagtacagaaagaggccattcggtccatcgagtctgcaccgaccacaatcccacccaggccctacccccatatccacccactaatccctctaacctacgcatctcaggacacgaagggcaattttagcatggccaatcaacctaacccgcacatctttggactgtgggaggaaaccggagcacccggaggaaacccacgcagacacgaggagaatgtgcaaactccacacagacagtgacccaagccgggaatcgaacctaggtccctggagctgtgaagcagcagtgctaaccactgtgctaccgtgccgcccttaaagttAGAAAAACTTTATgtattatttttaatttaaatctCCAAATAGTGAAATTAATGATTAGATTGCAGAAAGACAGAGGCAAAAATATCAAGTAAAAAGAGCCTATTTATATTTGTAAAACGTGGAAGTATTTATCCTCCTAATAAGGAAATAGTTATATCTGAAACCTGACATTGAACAAGCATGAAATTAATCTTCCAGGGCCAGTGAAGCTGTTTAGCAGTAATTACGAATTTAACACACAATTAAAAGCCCAGTTACATGTCATCCAACAAGCTATACTTTTTAAGGGATTTTGAGAGAAACTAACAGTATAAGAGAGGAAATGCTCATTAGTTCATTTCCCTTGGTAGCAGATTGGGGAACTCAATGTCACAGACTCTGGGGAAATCTTGAATAACTGACAGTAACTTCAGATTTTCCACATTATTCTGTGCATGTGTAGACTCCCAAAGTTTCTGTCCGTTTCAGTGGGGTAATAATGGTGAACACTGACAGCCTTGCTGCCATGATCACTGTAAAGTCTAAGCCATTCTTAAATGTGGAAGGAATTATCTGCATCTCCTTTATTAGTCCAGTGCCTGTATATACTATGGTTAGTATCATGATCCCTTCAGTCAGTTAGATTGCAGAGATAGAGAACACTGTCCTCTAATCAGTTATTTCAGCGATTTCACTATGGTATATCTACAGAGTGTGTATGCGTGCcggtgcgtgtgtgcgcgtgcctcTGAAAAATGGCAGTGGAATACTTTTCAGGATACACCTTAAACCAAATGTTAAATTATTACTCTGTAGAACAGGAAACATGATTGGCTGCAATTAAAAAGTAACCCTTTGGTATAAAGTATGACATCCTGTGATATAAACATGTGCAAGTACTGTCCTTATTTTACATTATCCATTGAAGCAATTTAGACTTGGTGCAAAAAGGACCATAGGTATATCTCTCTCCATTAGTGAgaaagagacaaaaacagaaaatgcaggaaaaattcagcaggtctgacagcatctgtggagagaatagagccaacgattTGAGTATggatgaccctctgaaagagacCACTGGTTATACATAGCTTACTCCATAAGCGTTGCCAAGGTAAGAAAACAGGCCAGAATGAACTAtcacagccagtatgggaattgaacccacactgtagACGTCATTCTGCCTCACAATCTGGCCACCTAGCCAACAGAGCTAATGTCTCATGAAaggatcctaggattctttgggaggcaagggatgagattgcagagcctttggcttcgatttttgggtcctcactgtccacgcggatggtgccagaggactggagagtggcgaatgttgttcctctgtttaagaaagggaatagaaatgaccctggtaattatagaccggttagtcttacttcggtggttggtaaattgatggaaaaggtccttagggatgggatttacgaccatttagaatgatgcggattaatccaggatagtcagcatggattcgtgaagggcaagtcatgactcacaaatttgagagaattttttgaggaggtaactaagtgtgttgatgaaggtagggcagttgatgtcatatacatggattttagtaaggcgtttgataaggtcccccatggtcggcttatgatgaaagtgaggaggtgtgggatagagggaaagttggccgattggataggtaactggctatctgatcgaagacagagggtggtggtcgatggaaaatttttggattggaggcaggttgctagcggagtgccacagggatcagtgcttggtcctctgctctttgtgatttttattaatgacttagaggagggggctgaagggtggatcagtaaatttgctgatgacaccaagattggtggagtagtggatgaggtggagggctgttgtaggctgcaaagagacatagataggatgcaaagctgggctgaaaaatggcaaatggagtttaaccctgataaatgtgaggtgattaattttggtaggactaatttaaatgtggattacagggtcaaaggtagggttctgaagactgtggaggaacagagagatcttggggtccatatccacagatctctaaaggttgccactcaagtggatagagctgtgaagaaggcctatagtgtgttagcttttattaacagggggttggagtttaagagccgtggggttatgctgcaactgtacaggaccttggtgagaccacatttggaatattgtgtgcagttctggtcacctcactataggaaggatgtggaagcgctggaaagagtgcagaggagatttaccaggatgctgcctggtttggaggggaggtcttatgaggaaaggttgagggagctagggctgttctctctggagcggaggaggctgaggggagacttaatagaggtttataaaatgatgaaggggatagatagagtgaacgttcaaagactatttcctcgggtggatggagctattacaagggggcataactatagggttcgtggtgggagatataggaaggatatcagaggtaggttctttacgcagagagtggttggggtgtggaatggactgcctgcagtgatagtggagtcagacactttaggaacctttaagcggttattggataggcacatgaagcacaccaggatgatagggagtgggatagcttgatcttggtttcagataaaactcggcacaacatcgtgggccgaagggcctgttctgtgctgtactgttctatgtcctatgttctatgaaagaaaGACCGAATATAACATTCCCTACTTTATACAGGAACAAACTTTGCATTTGCCAATCTGATATCTGAATAGTACTATTATCTTGAACACTGTGTGGAAAATAAGTGTGTTGATCTTTAGGTCCCCAGTGGCGTATTACATGTCACTCAGGGAGTGTGGATGTCTATAGCAACATGCACTTTTACCTGACGTACTCTGGAGCCATAGACAGTAGAGGATCCGACTTTTCTTGCCAGATGACCAGCAATCTCTGCCATGGTTACTGCCTACCATTGGCGCGTGTTGAAAGGATTtgtaggttgatactcaacctgtttgaccacatcATGAATGCGCTTTCCATGGCCAGTGGGGTATGAACCCAAAGGGATGCTAGTCATTGTGACACAAGACCTCCCAGCAGTGATGTAAGACATGTTAACTAAGCAAATAAAATTTTGTTTCGTAATGTTCTTCTCAGAGCAGCATTCCATATTTAAAATTAgatgttatacacaaatatactgGATTGTCATTTCTATTTTATTAGATGCCGACAAGGTTGCTTACCTGACTGGACTCAACTCTGCAGATTTGCTGAAGGCTTTATGTTATCCAAGAGTGAAGGTTGGCAATGAATTTGTGACCAAAGGTCAAACTGTTCAGCAGGTAAACTTTGAAGAATTTTGTAAAGTGACATCTCTGTaaaccttgaatatatttactTTAGGTTTTTGACTATGATGATTATTGTATTCTTTCAGGTCTACAACTCAGTTGGTGCCCTTTCCAAATCCATTTTTGAGAAAATGTTCTTGTGGATGGTTATCCGTATCAATCAGCAATTGGACACCAAACAGGCCAGACAGTTCTTCATTGGTGTGCTGGATATTGCTGGGTTCGAAATTTTTGATGTAAGAATCAGAAACATAAATATCAACAAAATAAATTACTGAAACTTTACTGCAATAAAAAGCACAATCCAACACTTAAATGAGACATTAATTTGCTCTGTATATTTAGTACAACAGCTTGGAACAGTTATGTATCAACTTCACCAATGAGAAACTGCAGCAGTTCTTCAACCACCACATGTTTGTTCTGGAACAAGAAGAGTACAAGAAGGAAGGAATTGAATGGGAATTCATTGACTTTGGAATGGATCTGGCTGCTTGCATTGAACTCATTGAAAAGGTCAGTGATATCACGTAAGACATTAATTGGAACTGAAATACAATTATGTGGACCCAACTTTATTCATTAAATGTCTCAATGTTAACTATCTTTATCATTGCTCCAGCCCATGGGTATCTTCTCAATCCTGGAAGAGGAGTGCATGTTCCCCAAGGCCTCAGACACTTCTTTCAAGAATAAGCTGTATGATCAGCATCTTGGTAAGTCAAACAACTTCCAGAAACCCAAGCCTGCCAAAGGAAAGGCTGAAGCTCACTTCTCACTGGTCCATTATGCTGGCACTGTGGACTACAACATTACTGGCTGGCTGGACAAGAACAAGGACCCCCTGAATGAAACTGTAATTGGCCTATTCCAGAAATCATCAGTGAAACTATTGGCTCAACTCTACGCTGTATCCGCTGAAGGTAAATTTCCAAGACACTCAAATATTGATATTGCTTTTTGTTAACATTGTGTTCACATGTTTCCTAATCAGTTTAGAACAAACTAATTTGTTGCTTTGTTGTAGCTGAAGCCGCGGGAAAGAAAGGTGGCAAAAAGAAGGGTTCTTCCTTCCAGACAGTATCTGCTCTGTTTAGGGTGAGTTGCTCTGACATATATATTTACAACATGCAGCAAACCAAATTTTAGTAAATTTGAGTCAGCTAGCATAATATTGATTAATAAATTGTTTCTCTTGTATTATTGTTACAAATAAATTGGGACAAAACTGGAGATCAAATTACTTTTCTGTTCAATGCACAGGAAAATTTGGGCAAGCTGATGGCTAACTTGAGAACCACACACCCACACTTTGTGCGTTGTCTCATCCCCAATGAGACAAAGACACCAGGCAAGTGTGATTCCCTTGCTATATACTGATGGATGCAGTCAATTGTTGTCAACCTTTCGGGTCTTGGAATAATTGTTTGATGCGTTGCATTTTAATCATTCTGTTGCATTCATCAGGTGCCATGGAAAATGCCCTTGTCATTCACCAGCTGAGGTGCAATGGTGTGCTTGAAGGCATCAGAATCTGCAGAAAGGGATTCCCAAGCAGAATCATCTACGGTGACTTCAAGCAAAGGTAATGGAACTCAAACACTGCACCTAAATTATTTATTCTGTGGAATTGTAAGGATGTGGAATTTTAGAGAGAAAAATCAATAATGTGCTTAAAACTCTGATGCAACAGATACAGGATTCTTAATGCAAGTGCCATTCCTGAAGGCCAGTTCATCGACAGCAAGAAGGCTTCTGAGAAGTTACTGGGATCCATTGACGTAGATCATACACAGTACAAATTTGGACACACAAAGGTAATTAGATTTAAAATTGACGTTTCTCACTGTGAAATAACATGTCAATGAACCTATAAATACagctttgcttttatattaggaAAGCAAAAAAGTTCCCTTATAGTTCTTGCATTATTATGGGGTTAGATATATGGAACTAATCCAGACCCACGACAAACCACTCCATTTGGAGGGAATGAACCATTTCCACACACAAACATTCGAGTATCAATTCAAaacaaaattgattttaaaattttatttggtgCGTTAATCATGAAATGTGAACACTTACTTTAATTTTTTAAAGGTGTTCTTTAAGGCCGGTCTCTTGGGTACACTTGAAGAGATGAGAGACGAAAAGTTGGCGCAACTCGTGACCCGTACCCAGGCTATTTGTCGTGGATTCCTAATGAGAGTTGAATTTCAGAGAATGATGGAAAGGAGGTAAACATCTTCATATATGAAGATCAAAAAAGTATATTTGTCAGTAAAAATGTTTATACGTTTTATGATTTTTTTCTGATACAAAATCAATTGAAGGATGGTTATGCACTGTGTTCCTCTGTCTAACTGTATTCTTCAGGGAAGCACTGTATACTCTACAGTACAACATCCGTTCATTCACAAATGTCAAACACTGGCCATGGATGCAATTGTATTTCAAAATCAAACCTCTTCTGAAGAGTGCAGAAACTGAGAAGGAAATGGCAAATATGAAAGATGAGTTTGCGAAAACTAAGGAGGCACTTACCAAATCTGAAGCACGAAGGAAGGAATTGGAAGAGAAAATGGTGGCTATTGTACAGGAAAAGAATGACCTTGAACTCCAAGTCCAAGCGGTATCAATGTTTACAATTTTATTATGGCAAGTTTCTAAACAACATATAAAACCATAGCCTGATATAACTACCTGTATCAATTTTCTGCAGGAAAGTGAAACTCTGGCAGATGCAGAAGAAAGATgcgagggattgattaagaataaAATTCAACTGGAAGCAAAAGTGAAAGAAGCTAATGAAAGAttggaagatgaagaagagataAATGCTGAACTTACAGCTAagaagaggaaactggaggatgAGTGTTCAGAATTGAAGAaagatattgatgatttggagctcACTTTAGCCAAAGTTGAAAAAGAAAAACATGCAACAGAGAACAAGGTATGAAGAGGCGGTCTTTAAAATGTATAGTAGATCTATAACTCACTGCAGAATGCTCATATCTGTTGATTACACTTTATGAAATTATTTTGTGCACTTGATTTTTGATGAACACAGGTGAAAAACCTCACTGAAGAGATGGCTACTCTTGATGAAAGCATTGCGAAAGTAACTAAGGAAAAGAAAGCCCTCCAAGAGGCCCATCAGCAGACCTTAGATGATCTTCAGGCAGAGGAAGACAAAGTCAACACTCTGACCAAAACAAAGACGAAGCTGGAGCAACAAGTTGATGATGTAAGTCTTCTTAAACAGAATGAGAGCAAATGGATTTGAGGGTACAATCATTGTTTGTGCCAAATTTTAATCAAATTTGTTTTTCCCTTTAAAGCTTGAAGGTTCTCTGGAGCAGGAGAAGAAACTTCGCATGGATCTTGAACGTGCTAAGAGAAAGCTTGAAGGTGACTTGAAGCTGGCACAGGAAACCACGATGGATTTGGAAAATGATAAGCAGCAGCTGGATGAAAAGTTAAAAAAGTCAGTATTTATCTCAGTTTTTGCTCACCTTCCTTTCAATATCTTTACTATCTGCCCTGTTGATAAGAAAATGGAACTCATTATTGGAGACGTTGAATCTTCAGTCAGAAGATATTAACTCAACCATTTGATCTCATGATTATCTTCTGATTTTATGTTTTCTAACATAGTTATTCTAACCAGAGTACTGTTCATAGAAAGTAATATGATGATACTTAATGATGCATTATATGTATTCCCTAGTTTCAGCATATCAGTGAAAACAGATTTCAGACATTatgactgggcagcacggtggcacagtggttagcattgctgcctcacagcgccagagacccaggtgcagttccagcctcgggtgactttctgtgtggactttgcacgttctccccaagtctgtgtgggtttcctccaggtgctctgatttcctcccacagtccaaagatgtgcgggatagattgattcgccattctaaattgatcctagtgtcagtggattggcagggtaaatgtgtgaggttatgggaatagggcttgggtgggattgtggtcgatacagattcgatgggccaaatggcctccttctgtactgtaggaattctatgaaacattAGTCATTGGAGCATTAGTAACCCATCTAATGTCTATAGTCTAGTGTCACTGTTCAAACAAGAGTGCTCTTCATTGTGAATAATATGAAGTTAACACAAGAAATAAGGCTGCGTTTTAAATAGCCCCACATCTTAGCCTGTCAGTGAAATAGTTCTCTGCTGTGAGTTCATTAAGAATACAGAAATTGCCTTACTAAGTGATTTTGTTGAATTTATCACTCTTACTATTAAAGGAAGGAATTTGAGATCAGCCAACTTCAAAGCAAAGTTGAAGATGAGCAGGCTTTGGCTTCACAACTGCAGAAAAAGATTAAAGAATTACAGGTGATTCATATGTTCATAACATAAGTGATCCATCCTTTGTAAAGGTTATGTGCATGAACTgatgttacttgttccaaaaTTACAATCAATACATATTCATCTTAAGGCTCGTATTGAAGAGCTTGAAGAAGAAATTGAAGCTGAACGTGCCTCTCGTGCCAAGACTGAGAAACAGAGAGCTGATCTTTCCCGGGAACTTGAAGAGATCAGTGAACGTCTTGAAGAAGCTGGCGGTGTCACTGCAGCACAGATTGAAATGAACAAGAAACGAGAAGCAGAATTTCAGAAGATGCGCCGCGATCTGGAAGAGTCCACCCTACAGCATGAAGCCACGGCTGCTGCTCTTCGCAAGAAGCAGGCTGATAGTGTTGCAGAACTTGGGGAACAAATCGACAACCTGCAACGTGTCAAACAGAAACTAGAGAAAGAAAAGAGTGAGTTGAAGATGGAAATTGATGACCTTGCTAGCAACATGGAATCTGTGTCTAAAAACAAGGTATGGTTCCAATGTTACCAAACCTCCTCCTTCCTATAAATATGCCAAATAATTGTTGTCTGTTTGGTTTCACATCCTTTGACAATTCTGCATATTGGCTTTAGGCAAACCTTGAGAAAGTGGCCCGGACTCTTGAGGACCAGGTCAGTGAACTGAAGACCAAACATGATGAGCATCACCGTTTGATCAACGATTTATCAACTCACAAAGCACGCCTTGGAACAGAAAATGGTATTTATCACTTGCATAACCATTTTCATTGGTGTGTAGGAAATACAACATTTTTTGTAATACTTTGCTTGGAATCACTTCTGATTTGCAGGTGAACTGAATCGCCAGTTGGAGGAGAAAGAAGCCTTGGTATCTCAACTAACAAGAGGCAAACAAGCATATACTCAGCAGACTGAGGAGCTCAAGAGACAGCTGGAGGAGGAAACAAAGGTACCAGAATAATTTAAGTAATAAATGCATATTAGCTTCAGAAGAAAATAttaataattaatttaaattgtccAATTTGAAACCTTATAAAATATTATGTTTTGCCATTTGATTGTCCAGTAATAGATCTCAGATGCTACCATTATAAGTGGCAATATTCCTTGTCATCCATAAGCAAAGTATCAAGATTTATTAACATAGTAATAACCACAGATATATTAACTATTATGCTATCACCAACTTGGTAATTATTTCAGGCTAAGGGTGCCTTGGCACATGCCCTGCAATCAGCCCGCCATGACTGTGATTTGCTCCGTGAGCAATATGAAGAGGAACAGGAGGCAAAGGCCGAGCTCCAACGTGGCATGTCCAAGGCCAACAGCGAAGTAGCTCAGTGGAGAACAAAATACGAAACTGATGCAATTCAGCGCacagaggaactggaggaggccaagtaTGTTAGAATGAAATGAGAGTTTGGTTTCCCACAAAATGCTGTTTAAAATGATGTTATTAGAGCATCTTTGCTTTTGCACATTTTAGGAAAAAGCTTGCTCAGCGCTTGCAGGATGCAGAAGAGCACATTGAGGCTGTGAACTCCAAATGTGCTTCACTGGAAAAGACAAAACAGAGATTGCAAAATGAAGTGGAGGATCTTATGATAGATGTGGAGAGGGCAAACTCAGCAGCAGCAGCTCTTGACAAGAAACAGAAGAACTTTGACAAGGTAAGAGTTTGTTTATTATTATTTTTCATTCTCTATCATTCTATATATAACAGCAGTTTCATATTAATGTTAAGCAAATTCAGCTATAGCTAGGTACAG comes from Mustelus asterias chromosome 12, sMusAst1.hap1.1, whole genome shotgun sequence and encodes:
- the LOC144501531 gene encoding myosin-4-like, with product MGDAEMAVFGKAAPFLRKSDKERLEAQNKPFDAKTACYVPEPKELYVKATVKSREGGKATVETLESKQTLTVKDDDVLPMNPPKFDKIEDMAMMTHLNEASVLFNLKERYAAWMIYTYSGLFCVTVNPYKWLPVYDPEVVTGYRGKKRQEAPPHIFSISDNAYQFMQTDRENQSILITGESGAGKTVNTKRVIQYFASVGAAGGDAKKKEAQQSGKMQGSLEDQIIQANPLLEAFGNAKTVRNDNSSRFGKFIRIHFGTTGKLSSADIETYLLEKSRVTFQLKAERSYHIFYQMMTNHKPEIVESCLITTNPYDYQFISQGEISVTSIDDTEELVATDTAIDILGFTNDEKWGIYKFTGAVMHLGNMKFKQKQREEQAEPEGTEDADKVAYLTGLNSADLLKALCYPRVKVGNEFVTKGQTVQQVYNSVGALSKSIFEKMFLWMVIRINQQLDTKQARQFFIGVLDIAGFEIFDYNSLEQLCINFTNEKLQQFFNHHMFVLEQEEYKKEGIEWEFIDFGMDLAACIELIEKPMGIFSILEEECMFPKASDTSFKNKLYDQHLGKSNNFQKPKPAKGKAEAHFSLVHYAGTVDYNITGWLDKNKDPLNETVIGLFQKSSVKLLAQLYAVSAEAEAAGKKGGKKKGSSFQTVSALFRENLGKLMANLRTTHPHFVRCLIPNETKTPGAMENALVIHQLRCNGVLEGIRICRKGFPSRIIYGDFKQRYRILNASAIPEGQFIDSKKASEKLLGSIDVDHTQYKFGHTKVFFKAGLLGTLEEMRDEKLAQLVTRTQAICRGFLMRVEFQRMMERREALYTLQYNIRSFTNVKHWPWMQLYFKIKPLLKSAETEKEMANMKDEFAKTKEALTKSEARRKELEEKMVAIVQEKNDLELQVQAESETLADAEERCEGLIKNKIQLEAKVKEANERLEDEEEINAELTAKKRKLEDECSELKKDIDDLELTLAKVEKEKHATENKVKNLTEEMATLDESIAKVTKEKKALQEAHQQTLDDLQAEEDKVNTLTKTKTKLEQQVDDLEGSLEQEKKLRMDLERAKRKLEGDLKLAQETTMDLENDKQQLDEKLKKKEFEISQLQSKVEDEQALASQLQKKIKELQARIEELEEEIEAERASRAKTEKQRADLSRELEEISERLEEAGGVTAAQIEMNKKREAEFQKMRRDLEESTLQHEATAAALRKKQADSVAELGEQIDNLQRVKQKLEKEKSELKMEIDDLASNMESVSKNKANLEKVARTLEDQVSELKTKHDEHHRLINDLSTHKARLGTENGELNRQLEEKEALVSQLTRGKQAYTQQTEELKRQLEEETKAKGALAHALQSARHDCDLLREQYEEEQEAKAELQRGMSKANSEVAQWRTKYETDAIQRTEELEEAKKKLAQRLQDAEEHIEAVNSKCASLEKTKQRLQNEVEDLMIDVERANSAAAALDKKQKNFDKILADWKQKFEESQAELEAAQKESRSVSTELFKMKNAYEESLEQLETLKRENKNLQQEISDLTEHLAESSKALHEIEKAKKTAEQEKSEIQAALEEAEASLEHEESKILRLQLEMNQIKSEIDRKIAEKDEEIDQLKRNHQRVVETMQSALDAEIRSRNDALRIKKKMEGDLNEMEIQLGHANRQASEAQKHLRNLQGQLKDTQLHLDDAVRSQEDLKEQLAMVERRSGLQQAEIEEMRAALEQTDRSRKIAEQELVDVTERVQLLHSQNTSLINTKKKLDADLNHLQTEMEDTIQESRNAEEKAKKAITDAAMMAEELKKEQDTSSHLERMKKNLEQTVKDLQHRLDEAEQLAMKGGKKQLQKLEARVRELENELEAEQKRGADAVKGVRKYERRVKELTYQSEEDRKNVLRLQDLVDKLQLKVKAYKRQCEETEEQANIHLSKFRKVQHELEEAEERADIAESQVNKLRSKSRDISVKSSAEE